A region of the Brachyhypopomus gauderio isolate BG-103 chromosome 11, BGAUD_0.2, whole genome shotgun sequence genome:
AATCTCAATATGTAGGGCCAAACTGATTAAAATATTCAAAATCTTTAGTCAGAATTTAGCTATATTTAGCTGAAATTTGATTATTTTTTGGAAATATTTTGTTGTGTGGGCTACATTAGACAAGGCCAACAAATTGCAtggtgaaaagaaagaaagaaagaaagaaagatagatagacagacagacagacagacagacagacagacagatagatagatagatagatagatagatagatagatagatagatagatagatagatagatagatagatagattgataGAGAAGTAGCAATAGCCTTCAAGACCAAGGTCAGTAAGAGAAAAGGCAACAATGGTGGCTGTGTTTTTAATAACACACTTCAGAGCTCTTTCAGAAGCCCCACCACCTCATCACGCCTCGAGCACCCGAGCTGCTAGCGTTGACTTGTTCATCCAGCATTATTATCAGGGTATAACCCATGAATAAAATATAACAGAAACTAGTACATTCTCTTTCATGAATAATGTAAAACTAAATCCAATATCCTAGCTTTCCTTCCCAGATTAGACCGGTGCTTTGTCACAAACAGAATACTGTTGCTCTCTCTTGTTTAGCATGTCAGGGGGGGCAACCCTGCCTGGTGTCTTTCACATGCTTATTGTCCTACAGGTCCCCAGAATCTCTGAGGCTGTGTTGAGCCTAAAGGATTGATGTAGACATTTAAAAAAGAATAACAGCTTCATTCAGCCAGATAAATGACCAGATTTCACTGCCATGTTGCTAGAATCACATGTGTTGGCAGTACAGCCCAAGTGGACCCAGTATCCTCCCCTGTCGAGACGTCCTGGCCCTTTAAtttgtctcacacacatcaTGTGACAAAATACGGAAGTAAACTCGACAAAATTGATAGAAGATTAAATGATTTCGCAGGACGACTCGGTGGACAGACAGAGTGTCTGTGATGCGTGTGAATCCACAACTCTAGTTAAACTCCACGGATGAAGGATATTGTTCCTCATGGGTCCAACTTTGTTCTTTTTCATCTATTTACTTCCGATAAATCAAGCTTCATTGCCACTAGTTATAAACACTTGGCATTTCGAGAATGCAACTATTGCAGGCAAGTGatactaataataatttatGCATAACAATTAAACAAATTAGTAAAAAGTGACAATCGTGACGCACGGTTACTAAATAATCTAGATAATAATAATGTAGATAATCTAGTGGGATTGTAATCCTGGCTGTGTGTGCAGCGTGGAGCGCGCTGGTGCGCGCGGGCGGCTCCCCCCTGCACGCGGCCCAGGCGGGGTGCGCGCGCTGCGAGCTCGAGCAGTGTGACGGCAGCGTGGGCTACGGGGGCAGCCCCGACGAGGGCGGCGAGACCACGCTGGACGCTATGATCATGGACGGGTGACTGTTTTCACTTTTCATTCCGCATTTCCTGTATAACATGCATTATGCAAATAATAGCTCATTCTTAAAATGAAAGTCCAAAAGAAGTTGAATTGACGTGTATTTCTTTTTGTAGTTGTGTGAACAACACTTGTATACAAATAACTCCTCTTAAGGTggtttgttgctgttgttttccTTTAAACTACACGTCCTCAGTGACACGATGGATGTGGGCGCCGTGGGCAACCTGCACAGGGTGAAGAACGCGGTGGGCGTGGCTCGAGCCGTCATGGAGCACACCCACCACACGTTGCTGGTAGGCCAGTCAGGTATGAACCTTCTCCAGACCGGCTCCACACCCTGGGGCTTCATGCTGTGTCTAGCAGGAATAGCTTATCTACTCCGCTCCCGAAGATGTGTCTTCTGAGCTTTGTCTCGTCTCCTGCACTAGATAAGTGTCTTCGGGAGAACGTAATTATCTGCATTTGGTGTGTTGAATGTGGGTTGAAGGTTGAACACTACAGCAAGGTAGGTTTCAAAGAGGGCGGACTGCTATTTCTTTAGCCTCATTCAGATACAGGTGCTTTTCATGCACTAGATCGGCTAAGACGACAATGCGCCGGTCTGAATACGACTTCCGTCCTTACTATTTTGGTTTTCCTGAACTTAATTTCCCATTGACCACACTCACCATTCACTGCTTCAGAAGATCAACTTGTGCTAGTCCTTTCTGTCCAGTTTTGCTCCAGCTGTAGCTGTTAAAGGTGAAATTATGGGTCCATTTCTCCTTCATGCCTCTACCACCTGCTCACTGGGCTGGGTAATCTCCTCCGGTCTCACTCGAGTGCCTCAGTCAGCCAGAAACACAGGACAGGGGATTTTATAAAATCACCAGCCCCTCTTTACGCTCGATTTGAACAGTTCACTTCACAGCTTGACCCAAAGTGCTCAACGCTGACAGCTTAGTTTAGCAATCTGAAGAGAGCAAAAGGGGGTCACCTGAGAGGTGAGCCGGCTGATCCCAGGCCTGTCATAAACAGGGAGTCTGAGTATCGCAATGCAAGAGGTTTTATTAGATCTGACTGCATATCTGTTAAAAGATGGAGGCCCGTAAATGTGGTAATATTCCGTTTTATTCAGACTTAATTCAATATCGTTTAATTATACATCCTCTGAAAGACTTACTTTGcagaattaattaataaatttaAACAAATCTCTACTCACTTTATTCAAGTCGTTTTTTTCTCCCCCTTTGTGCCtgtctgatttttttttcagtttgtcTTCTGCATGTATATTAGCTTTTGGTTATTTCAAATCCACTTTGTGCAAATTTAATTTGTGTTACTTGCTTTATTTATTCTAATGATCAATTTAAACTGTTCAACTTTCCTGCCTTCTGCAGCGTCTGTGTTTGCTCAGGACATGGGCTTCAAATCTGAAGACCTGACCACCAACACGTCACTCAACCTTCATCTCCAGTGGCTGAAGGATAACTGTCAGCCCAACTTCAgaaaggtgaggggggggggggtgcttgggGTACAGAAGCATTTTTTGAAAGCCAAAGTTTGGAAGAGTTCACCTCATGAAAGTTTTTGGAAGGACATCTAGCTTGAGCCCCAAAAACCTTTTTGTCCAGGTACTTCAGGAGTGCTTAGTTTAGGTGAAGATTATGTACACTAGGCAAGAATCCAATGTTCCTTCCTACTTATATCCTTGTCTAATTCCTCAGCCTTCAATAAGCACTGCTAAGGTTCCATAGTAATTTGTCATAAGATTAGACAAAGGACTTTGGTACCCAAGATTGGGGGAAAAGGACTTTGGCACTTCACCAGTGCTTTTAACTGAGCCAATACTATTAGACTTAAGCTTAGGTCTATTAAAATTCTATCTCCATGCGAACTTCGGTGAGAAGTTTTGGAAGGATATCCAGTTTAATCTCAGCCATAAAAAAATGTACAATGAATAATGCTGTAATCGAAATGTGTGTTAATCTAAATTCATCTTTCTGCAATTTCCTTCAGGATCAATAAAGTTCTTATCTATCTGTCTAATGAATAATTCATCATGGTTTTTATGAAAAATACGATGCTTGATCCCAACATGCTCTTAGAGGTGGTACTTTCAAAGCCCTCTGGAGATGAACGCTTGATCTTTTTTATGTCGTTCACACCGTATAAGATGAAACTGGCTGGGTAGCTGGCCAAGTTAATCAAATCAGTCCTTTCTTAGCCTTGGATAAGTGGTGAAATAAATAAGTGAAAAGTGCAAGACAGCTGACAGCTGAGTTTAGCAATAATTGTATTTTTGATGTGAAGACATTTAAATAACAACATGTCACATTAGTTTTTAGTTTCTCTTCTCTGGTCAGAGCAGCATCATAACATtgcattaaataaattaaatgcaTAAAATGATTTTATAGTAAATATTCCGGCACAGTGAAACcaattagaaaaaaaaagttcttATAAGGACATAGAGTCCCACAAGAGTAGCTGTTTCATGATTTTCACAATTAATCAGAAAATGGGTTTGCTTTTAATTTGCTTAATTTCCAGAATGTTTTTCCAGACCCTTCCAAGTCATGTGGGCCGTACACGTCTGAAACTAAGCCGGCGTGGAGAACCCAGCAGACACCCAGAATGACTGATGTCCACTCCCATGACACCATTGGTAATGAGCCCTGTCCATGCTAAGATATTAACAGGGTAGATACCACACACAATGGGTAACcaccagaggtgggcattcctggttcagaaagtaagtcatcaccaagattttgctcaggctatAACTACATGCACAAGGTTGCCCTACATACTATATTGGGTCTCGGTGCCATTAACCGCACTCTTGACCCAAACTTTGATTATGGAGCGAAGGGTGGAGGTTTTGACAGCAGGGGTCCTGAACAGGAGGTGGTTAGGTACCCATAATTCCCAATGCTGTGATACTTGAGTGTTTGAATTAGCTTGAGTGCTCTTGTCTTGATTAGGAATGATTGTGATTGGACAGAATGGTCAGGTGGTTGCTGCAACTTCGACCAATGGAGCAACCCATAAAGTACCTGGGTGGGTAAAACCAACAAAAGGCCTTTGTGAATAATATTGCTTTATTATCCTTATTTTGTGTAATTAACTTTATTTAAACCAATTCATTTATCAAAATGAATCATGAACTGGAAGTGTGTTTGAAGCCAGTCATGGTCTGTCACCCAACCAGGGACAAAAAAATCTGTATAATGTACAGATTAAGGAGAAAATGCGACTTATTTACTGAATAATATTTGAGAGTCAAATGattttgctgctgaaagctGCGTATGTCTGTGCATGGGTGTTTCTTTAGACGCGTGGGGGACTCTCCCATTGCAGGAGCAGGTGCATATGCAGACAgcacagcagggggcgctgcagCGACAGGCCAAGGAGACATCATGATGCGTTTCCTTCCCAGGTAAGTGCTGCTTCTCAAAGCTTACTGGTCCGAAACACAGTTCCTTTCACTTTGACTGTCACATACAAAACGGAGTAAACGTGGGACCCTAATCCAGACTGCTGTCTGATTGGTTAGTTTTTTGGCTGTGGAGTTGATGAGGTCGAGTGTAGACCCCACGACTGCCTGCAGGACCGCCATCTCCAGGATCAAAAAGTACCATGGAGATTTCTTTGGGGCTATTATCTGTGCCAACACAATCGGGGAATATGGTGAGTTTTCATTCCTTCAGTTAAATAAAGGTGTGTTGGTATTTGTAGGTCGGTTCCCTTTGATCGTACCAAACAAGAAAATCTTGTTTCTAAACAAATTCCAACGTGGCTTCTTTGAAATATGAACACAAAGTGAAAGTAAAGATTGTGGCGTCACAAGATGCGATAAGTATGAGCCCTTAATGGCACAATAAATAATTCTTCTGATGATTCTTCGTCTGCCAttatactgacacctagtggcTTGGCTGTTTCAGCAATTCTCTACAATTCTCTGTTTTAAATTACTCAGTTGGAGTAAATTACTCAGTTGGAGTAATTTCGATTGGGTTGAAAATCACAACTGGCAATATGGAAACTTAAAGTAATTTGATCTGTCACCTAAATTTGAGCTTAACTTTAAAGAAAAGTGAAAAAATGGCTTACTGTTCCTTTAAGGCAATTTTCTTTAATAACCTATATATTTTCTCTGACTGAATTGTTAAGATAATTTATTTTCTGACATTGTGTAATGAAGCCGTCTGGCAGTGTGTAGCAGTGGTGAGATGGACACAAAACACAAGCTGTTTCTGCATTCAAAGGTGCGGCTTGCAGTAAACACCCTGGGTTCAGTGTGTTCCCCTTTATGGTGTTCAACTCGAAGACCAACCGCCCTGTCATGGAGCAGGTGGATTGCTTTTAGCTCACTACAGCAGGCTGCATGTTGGAGTCTTGGGCAGCACTGTTTTATACCATCATACACTGCCAGAGAAACCAGTGCAACGTTACGATTGTTTCTGAATAAGAACTGGGGTATACAAATGTATAGGAATACTTTAACAAATTATCATGTGGTTTATGTCATGTCCATTGGAATCATTTTAGACGTTTTATAAGAACAAACTTTATTAATAATTTTCACAAAGATGTAACAAATTTTCTTTATTTGATTGAATCAGTGAaggacactctctctctctctcactctctctctctcacttatatatatatatatatatatatatatatatatatatatatatatatatatatatatatataaaggaaCAAGCATTCTTCTGAAGGAACTGTGcaatatgcaaaaaaaaattttttatacaAGCAGCTAATTGGTTGGAGTCCTGAGGCGAGTGCTTATGATTGGACCGTCCTCCATCCACTGGAAGAAGTCACACTGCTGTCCCCGTTTCAGGGGACACACGTAAAAGTTGCGTCCATTGTTCGGTCCCAGTATCAGGACTGTCCTCATCAAATTGCGGTTGCCATGGTGACATGTGGGCGAAGTGCAGGTCTGCCCATTGGTACCACaatcacatttttttttatgtacaaGTTAAGAATAAAGATTCCATCAAGCATAGCTGATTGTTTACAATTAATGGGTTTTCATGAGTTAAACGTCATGTATATTTCTGTGTAAACTCATCTAGACTATGTTAACACTCTTCTTTTTGGTTTACCAGAGAGGGTACAAATGAGGTGATAGGAATTTAGGAATCGACTGCACTGGCCTTCTGTGATTTTTTTATTACTTTCAGATGCTGCATGGTCTCATCACTCAGTATCCAGAGTGATTATTACTAGgagtgacctgcaatagtcgctgattcgactattcgaTTGGAGGACCCCTAGTTGACTATGAActtcatagtcgaatgtaccattctgactgcatgggggtgcccaaggacgctgctaagcattagttgttacacatgaaatgcatttgttttcgttatatatagccttttgtcaaataaaatcatcctaatttctgttaataaatattttttaatgatatgtgcgcattaacaatagacatcttccttactacacattaataaatcacaccctgcagttgcacaatccaaatgagcggagctgaacacgctacaggatacgcagcatctgccgagtttataatggctactaaaaaaacttcaaaagtgtgggagtattttgataaagatgaatcaaacaaagtaaagtgcaagttatgtcatcaacgtctttcatttcacacaacaaacaacatggcataccatttaaaacgcgtaaggttCAGCCGTTGGTTGTTTTGGTCATgtcgtctcggcaagtaggcctataaacattttttgttgttgtttgctttttagacCCCGTTaattgaacctttacttatatattttttgctgttgtgtggcaaattgtttttatatttccaggcaggcatattttatttaaaatatttttgacattttgcacagtgcctgtctgacaaagttcaatatgcgcactgacggttaatgtcctctaacatttcattaaaaaaaaaagtaaataaataaaagctgaataaagccaacctaccatgtttaatcatttatctgagtgttttaggtttttactttgaagtggaaaaaagtcctgaatgagaacgggatcctgtTTAAGGAGCTCTAGATAAAAAACcatgattcgactattagtcgactaaagggaaaatctgacaaatcagattcgactatgaaaatccttagttgaatacacctctaattATTACATATATTCACCAATGCTACATTGAGTGACTATTAGATATGTTCCCTTCAATACTTCAGTGAGCACTCGGTATGTTCCCTTAAAAGCTCTCAGATCTACCTACAGTACCATGCAGGTTACACCTTCTGGTAAACTAAAGAgtgaccttttttttttaaataaggcTGTAATCTCTTGAATTTCCTTTGTAGTGTCTTGAGGTCTCTTAATGAATGAGACACATTTAAAAGGATGGATTAGCTTTTAATGAACCCATGATTCATTTATGTGATATGTTGCCCTTGgactttttaattttatttctttgtctttttaattttatttattccaTTTCAATGTTCTACTGTGTCAatttgtacagcactttgtaaacatgtttttaaaaagtgCTTCATAAGTAAAccttatttttaatatttttaattgCAATTGCAATATTAATTGCAATATAATTGCAATATTTCTGTACTAAGCTTCAGTGTAAATGTTGAAGCATCAAGGCAAATGTTTATGTTTGTCTTTAATCTGGTCTTGGAAACTGACAGCTATTTTATGAATAAGGGTTCAGTGTTTTTACCTCAAAGAAGTTGCAGTGGGTTCCTCTGGGCAGAGCACAACTGTAGAAACACCTACCATGGTTCTCACCAGCCTTGGTGACTACCTTCAGGAGACTGGGCTGCCCATGAGCTGTGCAGCAGGGGGTTGTGTGTACTGCTGTGTGCCTCTGGAAACCATTCCTAGATTAAAGGAAGGTAAAACGAAGCAGAGTATTCACACCCGAAATGAAAATTTCTCATGTGGGTTTGGCTAATGTCTTCACTGATTTTTATACGGGATAGCGACCAACTCCCAACCCATCGCCCACAACACACTGGCAGGCTTTCACAAAGCACAGAGTAATTCTCCAAATTAATTTCAACACATCTACACCTTGATGGATGCTGGATGCTGTTTGGCACAGCCCCTCCAGGGAAGGACCCAGTCTCGGTTCCTCGTCTCTTGCTGGGCTGGCTGAGAGACTCGGAGGAGGTTCGTCTGGCAAAATGGGTCTTCACAGGCTGTGTTCCCGCCTCACGCAGGGGCCTGGGCTGCATGCTGGCAATTCCCCCTGCCAGTAGGGGGCTCCACGTGTCTGCTGGCAGGACTCGGAGCCGCTGCAGGCTTGCAGCCCTGGTCCGTCAGCACCAGGGTGGTGTTCCCAACTGTAGCTTGGCAGCGTAGCCTCAGGTTCTGCGGGGGGCGGGAGAAGTTGTTGCAGGGGTAACGGATCTGGGCGCTGGGGAAGGCCGACACCCCTCCGGACTCTACAGGAGCTGCGTGGGAGGAACAGGAGGGATGTGCATTGGTTTTTTTAACCCAGTTTTATCAACATGTTAACCTGTTGTGTTTGTAGGTTCATTCCCCTCTGAACTCCCCTCTGAACAAACATAGTGACTTGGGGGGAAACTAAATATGAAAAAAGCTGATTCAAAACATGCAACTGACCAAAGAGGTCAAAGTTCACTCCTTTTGAAACTCACTCTCAGGTTGAGGTGTCAGACAAGCCTCACAGGACCTGCTGATTGGTTGGTTTATCAGAGTGCAAAGGTCACATGACtattcctcttcctctgttctGTCGATGTGGCCACTCCCACTCACGTCTCCATGATGCACCCTTAGCAGAGTGGTTTCCTGACCCTGGAGTTTACTGTGAAAGAACATCGATTTACTTCTAAGAGTGAGAATGGAGACTGCAGCCTTTCTTGGAGGAGTTGTGCCAAACACACCACAAACTTCTTCAAAACATCAGTGTGCACATGGCTGATAAAACCCCCACAAGAGGAATCTTGAGATGATGAGCAATTGCTCCTGGAGAATGTTTTTACAACAAAAACACAGGAGTGCAGGAGTGTTCATCAaaaacatgcatgtgtgtgtatctttggACGTCTCACCTGACGTCAACTTCACCTGGATCTAAAGTCTGGCGGTGCTGAAGTATGTCATCCTGCTGTCGTCACCTAGGCAACAGACGGTAAGGGTTCTACTGCCCTCAGGCAGACCCGTTTGTACACCTTACAGAGACGGTCCCGCCGTGAGCCCGTCTTCTTACACTGCCCGgttcacaaacacagacaaagaaGAATCCGGCTGACTGTGAAGCCCTGAAGGCCTTAGATCAGACATGTGACAGTAACAAACTCTGCAGAGAAGGACCAAAGCTTCACGGCTCTGAATCGATGCCTTAACGGATCATTCAGGTGCACCTGgtaaaagaggagagagaaaccACACACCGTCTTCACCAGGTGCTCAACCTGCTCCCCCGTCAGCTGGTTCCCCTACGAGATGAAAGAAGAAAGGACAGTTACGGACGTCCCATCATGATTTCAGGGGAGAACCATCAGGGGTTTGTGGAGGTGCGTCTCCACGCAGACCACCATGTCCACCcagatctctctctcctaccacaGGTCACACCTGAAGCGCACCATCAAGAACTTCAACACCTAAACTTCACACCAGCACTATTCACAGTAATATTTCCTTTCCTGGGTTTTGTTTGTGTTCAGTCACTGCATGTAAGATGTAGTAAAATCTTTCCTAATGTTCCTCCGTAATATGCAAGCCTGGGAAAGTGTGCAACACAGCCCGTAAAAGGCATTTGTTTGACTTGAGGCTACTGTTAGTACTGCGGTTTATTGATGACCACTGGTACCAGTGTTACTACGGAAGATCCTATTAAACTCATGTCCTTATCCCTACTGTAGCTGAACGCTGTATCCTCGGTCCTGCCATTCGGTAACCCTTAAACTCCATGGTGACAGTCACCGTGACAACAGGATggaagctggggggggggggcgtcgtTTTTGATGATGTTCCCGACGCCGGGCAGGACAGCCTGGTCTAGCAGGACGTCACACAACATGCGTCTGCTCTCCCTACACACCGCCGCACGAGGCACGCTGAAGGCCGCCGAACACACATCCAGACACACCATGCTCCGAACCTTCTCCACACAGTCCTCAGACAGCCTGCgtctcacacacagtcactaaAAGGTTTGTGGCTTCCACTCCCAACATCTTTCCTTTTAAATATGAGGGTGAATTACTGCATTACATTCTGCCCATTTATTATATTCATTAGCAGATTCAGCTGCTAATCTGCAGTGGGACGTTGTGTGCTGTAGCCCTGGAGAGAGATGGCTTATTAAAGATGCAGTCTGCATTTTATGATTACTATGTTCTAAATCCCTAAATGCATGAGACTATAATTTCTCAAAGACAGATGATGCCATGTTCCTAGCGCATCTCCACAGCGGAGTCGAAGAAACAGATTGTGCACTTGCTGAGACGGATCGACAGAGCGGGTGTTTTCTCCCCCGGATCGCGCCTCTCTGCGGGATTTATACGCACAGACCCATTCATCCCAAAGTGCAGTCTGTAATCCCCTCccccaaaataaacaaacaaataaacaaacaaacccacCATTAGTTCACACTGCATGTTACAACACTACATTTTATAACATTCAATAGTTGGTTATACACCTCAAGCTCCAAAGCTTGTACTACTGAAATGACCCAATATAGCTGGGAACCACAATAGGGCGATATGGTGCGTCAGGCACGGGTCAGGGCCGGGGTAATAACTGCTTAAACTACCAATGCTTTAGTTAACGATCTCTCCACAGCTTCAAGGAGATATTACCGTATGCGAGTGAAATCGGTCTGTTTAGACGGC
Encoded here:
- the neil3 gene encoding LOW QUALITY PROTEIN: endonuclease 8-like 3 (The sequence of the model RefSeq protein was modified relative to this genomic sequence to represent the inferred CDS: inserted 2 bases in 2 codons; deleted 1 base in 1 codon; substituted 1 base at 1 genomic stop codon), producing MSFHDSFTFSRGVKRSRWTRVHGGAGAYTRGRGCAFTGAQALGTDLFVYFDSRALRLHFGMNGSVRINPAERRDPGEKTPALSIRLSKCTICFFDSAVEIRRLSEDCVEKVRSMVCLDVCSAAFSVPRAAVCRESRRMLCDVLLDQAVLPGVGNIIKNDAPPPQLPSCCHGDCHHGGNQLTGEQVEHLVKTVCGFSLLFYQCKKTGSRRDRLCKVYKRXLPEGSRTLTVCCLGDDSRMTYFSTXQTLDPGEVDVSKLQGQETTLLRVHHGDVSGSGHIDRTEEEEXSCDLCTLINQPISRSCEACLTPQPETPVESGGVSAFPSAQIRYPCNNFSRPPQNLRLRCQATVGNTTLVLTDQGCKPAAAPSPASRHVEPPTGRGNCQHAAQAPAEAGTQPVKTHFARRTSSESLSQPSKRRGTETGSFPGGAVPNSIQHPSRNGFQRHTAVHTTPCCTAHGQPSLLKVVTKAGENHGRCFYSCALPRGTHCNFFETCTSPTCHHGNRNLMRTVLILGPNNGRNFYVCPLKRGQQCDFFQWMEDGPIISTRLRTPTN
- the aga gene encoding N(4)-(beta-N-acetylglucosaminyl)-L-asparaginase — protein: MGPTLFFFIYLLPINQASLPLVINTWHFENATIAAWSALVRAGGSPLHAAQAGCARCELEQCDGSVGYGGSPDEGGETTLDAMIMDGDTMDVGAVGNLHRVKNAVGVARAVMEHTHHTLLVGQSASVFAQDMGFKSEDLTTNTSLNLHLQWLKDNCQPNFRKNVFPDPSKSCGPYTSETKPAWRTQQTPRMTDVHSHDTIGMIVIGQNGQVVAATSTNGATHKVPGRVGDSPIAGAGAYADSTAGGAAATGQGDIMMRFLPSFLAVELMRSSVDPTTACRTAISRIKKYHGDFFGAIICANTIGEYGAACSKHPGFSVFPFMVFNSKTNRPVMEQVDCF